The region GGCCTTTCTTCAACTGGCGTGCGCGTGACCGTTCCAGCGACAGACGTGGGTCATCCGGGTTGAGCTTGCTGTCAGATGCTTGCCCGCCTTGGTATTGCGATTCTGTCATTATTTACCCCTACCCCACCCTTGCAATCCTGACCACATCGGCAGCATCACTGCCTACTCGCAATTCGGCGGTGGAGAACAGCCGGTCGACGATGTAATGCCCATTCCTGACCCGGTAATTGACCATCTGGCTCTGCCCATTCCGTGCCGTCACAAACAGTGCCGGGGCTTCACCTTGCTGGAATCCAGACGGGAAGCGGATAAAGACCCGTCGCCCGTCATCAAACACCCGTGTGGGTGTCCAGTGCGGGTTGCCCTGGCGTGCTTCCACCCGGTAGGCAAAGTTGAGGTTGTCGAGGTCAACACTGGGAGGGGCTGGCTGGCGCAAGGCTTGCGCCCTGAGCCTGTCCAGGGATGCCCGCTGAACCCGTTGCGGGTACTGCCAACTGACCGCCGCCATGTAGGTTTCCTTGTGGCTGGTCAGTTCCAGCAGGTAAGTGCGTCGGTTGGTGTTGATGACCAAGGTGGTAGCAAGGCCAGATGCTACCGGCTTGATCAGCACATGCTGTTGGGGCAGGCCATCCTGCACTGATTTGTTGACCCCCAACACCCAGCGCACGGTGTCACCTGCTGCGGGTTTGCCAATGATTTCTTCCCCCGGTTCAAGCTGGATGTCGGTCAGGCGCAAGGGGGCAGTATGGATTTGGTACAAAGCCCCGCTGGTGTAGCCATAGTTCATGATGGCATTGGTATAGCTTGCCTCATCCGGGGATTGACGCGCACTCTGGTTGGCATCCTCAATGGCTTGCAGGGGGCCGCTGGCGTGTTTGGCCTTGCGCTTTGCCTTGGGTTTGGTGACGGGTTTCGGTGGTGGTTCTGGTGTCCAGCCGGTGGCGGCAGGCTCGTGGGTATACGTGGCTTGCTCCGGTTCGGCTGCTGCTGCCATTGCCGCCTGCACTTCTGGCAAGGGCAGGCCATTGCCATAGCGGAAACTCCCCGAACGGGAAAACTCCCTGTTGCTGGATGACGGCTGGGTATCCAGCATGGCACATCCGTGCATCAGGGCGGAGGCGGTAACGATCAGGGTCAGCTTTGTTGTATCCATAAAGTGTCTGCTTCCAAACCGGAAAATCAAAGGGGTAACTGGCGATAAGACAACCTACTCCGCCTGTGTCCAGCTAAACGAATCAATGTACATACCGATGGGGTTCACCTTGAGTTGTGCATCGGTGGTGGGTTCCTGGAAGGTCAGGTTGAAAATGCCCTTCCATTTGTGTGTGCCGTTATTGCCGCCACGGGTGTTCCAGTAAGTCTCTTCCCATTCCGCACTCCAGGAGTTCTCGGAAATCGGGATCAGGGTCAGGTTGTTGAGGGTAATGCGCTCTTCCTTCATGCGGTCGGTCGGCACGTACTTGCGGGCGTAATCACTCAGCATATTGGCGGCAGCCGGTGTCACCAGTGCATAGGCATCTTCCCACTGGCGCTTGACCACGATGGGGTCAGCCGGGAGGGAGCGCACATCTTCGATGAAGCGGGTCAGGTGGTATTTGCGCGAGGCTTCATTGACCTTGTATTGCACCCCGGAGGTTCCAGCCTCCCCCTGGTAGGCTGCGTGTCCCAGCTTGTCCACTTCAATCACATGGATGGCTTTCTTGGGTAAGGTGCCGAGGTACACCATCCCCAGCATGGACAGCATCAGCAAACCCAGCAGGAAGAATGACAGGTAGCGCCAGTTCAGCGCCTGCATCCGCGCACTGCCATAGCGGTCATCCCATTCCATCCGGGCTTTCAGGTAACGGTCAAGCTCCTGCTTTTCCCGCCCAAGGTCGTGCTGTACGTTGTGTGTGGTCATGGTGTCCCTTGTCTGGTTATGTCCATCATCCTGGCTTTAAATACCTTCTTTTCCTGCCAGCCCTACAGGCTGGCCTGCATCCCGCCGCTGGGGTGTGCCTCATGCGGGACACGGTGTCCGGTTGTCAGCAATTTACCCGCCCAGCCCGGACGGGTTGCCGGGGCATTACCCGCTGTCAGTGGTGCGCCCGTCATGGCGCTATAACTTTCCGCCTTGCCCTGTTGCCAGGCAGAGCGCACCCCTTGGGTCATGCGCTGGGTACTGCTCCTGACCAGACTCTCCCCCGCACCTGCCACACCCCCCAGCACTTTTTGTCCGGCATTGCCGTGGGTAAAAGCACTGCCCCGCTGGTAGCCTGCGGTGGCATTCCCGGCAAGGCGTGCCGTTGCTCCGGCAGCCGCACGGGTAGCGCCCAAGGCTGTGCCGACGGCAGCACTCCCGGCAGCCATGCCGACCATGCTGTTCTGGGTGGCCGTGCCTGCGGACAGTGACGGCGAGCCTGACACCAGCCCGGCAGCGACACCGGGGGCATTCCATGACAGCAGGGCGATTGCCCAGGCAATCACCATCACCGAGAAAATTTCATTCCACTCCACATTCCCGTCCACCACCGTGAAGGTCAGTGAACCCGTCAGGGTCGGTTCCGTCACGGAGAGGATGAAAGCCAGCACCATCAGGCGCACCCCGTAGTTCACCACCCCGCCCAGGGTTTTCTCGGCGATGAACTTGGTGTGCTTGTTGATGCCAAACGGCAACAGGATGGCGGACAGCCCCATGAACAGGTAAAACTCCAGCACCGTCAGGAAAACCTGGATGGCGACGATGGCAAAAGCAATCAGAATGATGAAAGCTGAAATCCACAGGATGATGACCTGCCCGACCTGATCCCAGTCGTCCATGGTTTCAATCATGGTCATGATCGGGGTGATGGCATTGACACCGGCAGTGAATATCCGGCTGGGGTCAAGGATGATGGCATGGCCACCCGCCGCACCCCCTGCCCCACTGATCCCCGCATCCACCATTGAGTAGACGAAGACCGGGGCGAGGGCTGCAAAGTTTGTCACCAGCCACAACCAGAACATCATGAACAGCAGCTTCTTGATGACATCCATGGTTTGGGCATTGCCACCCAATGCCCACCACAAGGCCACCAGCACCAGTTCAATGCCTGCCAGCACCCACAGCAAGGCTTGCCCGCCGTTTGCCCAAATCAGCCCATAGGCCGCATTGAATACAGTCAGGAACTGGTTCAGCGAGTTGGTGAGGATGGCGGTGTCCATGCAGTACCCCGGTTACGGCAGGTGGGATAACGGGGCAGTGTCATACTCTGCCTTACCGAGGTTTTGCATCATTTTGGTCTTGCGTGCGCGGGCTGCTTCACGGGATTTCTCCTGTTGTGCGGCAAGTGCTGCTTCCAGACGCCCATTGGCTGCCAGCAATTGCAGCGAGTCATTCATCTGTTGTGCCAGTATCCCCATGCTCTGGTTCAGGAGCTGGAGCTGGCGCACTTCCCCATCCGCCGTCTGGCTCTCCGCCAACAGGGCATTGACGTTGGTGACGTTGAGGGCAGCCCGTTGCACGATACCTTGGGCGGTCATGGCCTCAATCGTGGCATTGTCGATTTCGGTACTCCATTCATCCAGCTTGTTGCCAAAGTTGCTGAAGTCGTAGTTGTCCCAACTGGCTTGATCTGGGAACAGGGTGTTGAACTCGTTCTGGATATTGCCTACCGATTGGGAAACCTGTGTCAGTGTCCCCAGGGTATTTTGCATCTCCTGCAATTGCCCGTTGAGGCCACCTGCCACACTGGCGTACTGGCTGCCACCGAGGGTTTGCAGGGTCTGTGCCATCTGGTTGATCTGCTGGATCTGGTTCTGGATTTGGGTGACGGCATGGGTCACTTGCAACAGGCTTTGGGTCAGGTTGCCGTAATCAACCACGGGCAAGGCTGCCCTGCCTTGGGTACTGGTTAATACCAGCAGTGCTACCGCCAGCATCAGCACCTTCAGGTTGAACGTCCTGTTCATGCAGCTTTCCTCCGTGGTGGTTCGAGCAGCTCCACTGCCCAGTCCAGATGGTTGTACTTAAGGATGGCGGCAGCCCAGCGGCTGGCTGGCAACTTCTTTTCGATGGTATCGAGGAACACTTGCTGTTTGGGGTTGGAGAACCCAGCAAATGCCAGTGCAACCGGCCCCATATCAAGGGTAAACAAGCGCCTGCCCTTGATGCTGCGGTAGTAGTAATCCCGTTTCTGTTGGGCGTTGGCAATAATGTGCAGTTCGGCATCCGTCAGGCCGAAGGTTTTGTAATACTTCGCCACCTCTGGGACGGTGGCTTCCGCATCGGGGAGGAAAATCCGGGTTGGGCAGGCGCTGATAATGGTGGGGCTGATGCTGGATTCCGCCGCATCCGCCGGTTCCTGGGTGGCAAACACCACGTACACGTTGCGTTTGCGCAGGGTTTTCAACCAGCTTTGCAGGCGGCTGGCAAAAATGCCGTGGCGCAGGAATAGCCAGCACTCGTCCAGCACCAGCAGGGTTGGGCGGCCGTCAAAGCGTTTTTCGATACGGTGGAACAGGTAAGACAAGGTGGGGATGACAACCTGTTCCCCCATCTCCATCACATGGGTCATCTCAAACATCAGCCAGAAGCTGCTTTTGAGTTCGTCCTGGTCGGCATCAAACAGTTGCCCGTAAGCACCTGACAGCGTGTACAAGTGCAGGGCATCGCGGATGTCGGCATTCTGGCACAATGCGTGCAAGCCGGTCAGGGTGCGCTGTTCGGGTGGTGCGTCTGCCAGTGAACGTAACGCACCTTCCACTTCCTGGGTAATCGCAGGGGTCAATGTCAGGTTCTGGAGTTCCAGCATGTCGCACACATAACGCAATGCCCAGTTGCGTTCCCCTTCGCGGTCAATCTGTGCCAGCGGCTGGAAGGCCACGGCAGCATCCTCATTGCCCGGTTCATAATAGCGTCCACCGGCTGCCATCGTGGCGGCGCGTGCCGAACGGTCTTTATCGAAAATGATCACTTGGGCATTCGGATACTTCAGCCATTGCAGTTCCAGCATCGCCAACAGGGTGGACTTGCCGGAGCCAGTCGGCCCCAAAATCACGGTATGCCCCACATCGCCAACATTGAGGTTAAGGCGGAACGGGGTCGAGCCGGTGGTGCTGCACACCATGTGCGGGTTGCCTTCACCGCAGGCCGCCAGCAAGTGTGGGTTGGACACATCCCCAGCCCAGATCGAGGACACCGGCATCATGTGGGCAAGGTTGATGGTGTTGACCAGCGGGCGGCGCACATTGGCACGGATTTCACCTGGCAGGCTGCCTTTCCATGCTTCAAACGCATACATGCGTTCGTCCTTGACCACAAAGCCGCTGGCATTGAGGATTTTCTTGATCTCGTGCAGCTTGTTCATGGCCTGTTGCAAGTTCTTGTCCCACACCGTCACGGTGGTGGTGTACTGCCCGTAAGCCACCAGATCCATGCCCAGTTCCTGGGATGCGGCATCGGCATCATCGGCCTTGTTCTGGGCATCGGTGTTCAACAAACGGCTGGGTTCACCCGCAGCGGTTTCCTTGAGCATGATCCAGATGTTTTTCACCTTGCCTGTCCAGTAGCGGCGCTGGCGCAGGATGGTGGACATCGCCTCACCCTTGTCGAGGCAGATGAAGCGGTTGACCCAGCGGTATTCGATATTCAGGTAATTGAGCTTGTCGAGGACGCCGGGTGTGGTGGTGTGCGGGAAACCTGTCACTGACAGGGTGGGCATGTAGTAATCGCCCACCATCGCCACTTCCCCCGCCATGAATGGCTGGTCAGGGATATAGGCATCCAGGTACATCGGCAGGTCAGGGGCTGCTACCGGATGGGCTTGGGCTGACAGGGTGGAATGCAGGTAAGACAGCAGTTGCCCGTCATCCAGCACGCCAACACTGGGGAACACCGTGTCGAGGATGGTGGTGATTTCGGTGGTGGCACGGATGAAATAGTCCAGATCCCGCGCAAACCCGTCTTCCAGTTTGGCGTTCTTGGGGTTTTCGTAGAACAGGTCTACCAGCTTCTTTTCCAGCGGTTGCGGACGTTCCCACACGAAACTCAGGTAGTAGGAAGATTCGAAATGTTCTGCCTTTTCCTCAAAGTTGCCCTGACGTTCGCGGTCAACCAGCCAGGCGACCGCCACAGGCCAGCGTGATTGGGGGTAAACGTCCTGCTGGAAGCGTTGGGCTTCAATGAAGTATGTCCAGCCTGTGCCGAGGCGTTTCAGGGCATTATTCACCTTGGCTGTCACCACCATCATTTCCTCATCGGAGGAGGCTGCCAAATCCGGGCCACGGAAGGCGATGGTGCGCAACAGGGTGCGGTTTTTGTTGAGGATAATGCCGGGGGCTACCAGCGCACCCCATTGCAGGTGGTCGGCCAGTGCCTCATGCTGCCCAGGCTTGCGCTCAGCCATGCCTTGACGGGCGACAATGAAAAAACCAAACCCCAGCAGCAGGAAAAAGGTCAGCAGGATGGCAATTAGCAGGTAATCACTGTGCAGGAAGGTCACGGCAACTTGTCCTTTGTGTGGCGCAGGCCAGCACGGACAACTGCCATGAAATGCGGGTCAAACCGGGTCAGGCGGGCAAGCCCCCAATGCCCCAGCATGGCTACCGGGAGAATCCACAACTGGTGCATCCCGATGGTCAGGGCAGCCACGATAGTCCAGTAAATGAACCCCACCGTGCGGGGCAGGCCAGCCACCAGCACCGGCTCCACCAGTGACAGGTGGACAGGGGCTTCATAGCCTTCGGGGTGGTTGGCCTGCCGTTGGCTCATACGCTGGCACCACCGCCAAAGCCGAGGAAGGTCAGACCCCAGGTGGTTGCAGCAAACGCAATGGACAGGCCGAACACGACCCAGAGGGCTTTACGCATGATGCCGCCACCTTCGGAGAAAGCCAGGCCAAGGCCAACGAACACGATGGCGATTGTGCCGAGTACCTGTGCCACCGGGCCGGTCAGGGAGGCCAGCAGGTTCTGGAGCGGGGTTTCCCACGGCAAACCGGCACCGCCGCCACCAGCAGCAAATGCATCAGCACCCGCCAGCATCAGCAAGGCAAATAACAGGGGGGATTTCAGGCGGGATAAATGACGGGCATAGTGCGGCACTGCTCAGGCTCCTTGTGCAGGTTAATCAGGGTTTGTGTGGTGTGGGCGATTCCTGTGTGGGATGGATGCCCTATGCCCGTCCGCCCTTTATCCGGGAAAACAGATGGACGGATGGAGATTAACCTTATTTTTTGAATGACGTGAGTGTAAACCCGATGAACTGATAACAGTTGTTTATGAACGGAATGTTACATTCTTCCTCGTTGCCACGCTTCCAGATCTCTCAGGGAAATCCCCATACCCGCGATGCTGAATGGGGCAAGGTTGGCAAGGTCGGTGTGCAAGTCTGAGGTGAACTTTTCCCGGTGGCATTCCGGGACACATTTTTCTACTTGTGCCTGGATGTAAGCATTCAGGAGATCCCCATGCAGGCATTGCTGCACAATGTCCCGGATCATGTCCCTGCGGGCTTGCCGGTACTGTACACGTAGCGGGTCAATGCCCAAGGCTTCTGCGGTGGCACTGTAAAGTTTGCAGGAACGCAGGTAGGAGCTGACATACAGTTCCGCCAGGGGAATTACATCGTTCTGTTCATAGGTCACGATGACGGCAGAGGCATAGTCATCCTTGTCAATGTCATTGAACGACAGCGGGACAAGGTTATGACGCACCAGTGGAATGTTACAAGCTAGTCGTGAAGTGCGTTTGTTCACGTCGATGAAGGCTTGCAGGTAAGCAATGTGGACGAGCAGGAAGAAGCTTTGTTCAAATGGGTCGGTAATTGCTTGGGCTTTGGCAGTGATCAGCCCCATTTGCCGTGCCAGCCTCTCTTGGTTATCCATCGGGATGTAGGTGGTGGAGGAAATGCGCACTGCGTCACTGCGTATGTGTCCAGCAGCACCGGGAGCTACCAGCCCATCCGCCAGCAGGTAATGAATGGAACGGATATTGTCTGTGGTGATTTCCAGACGGTTGATACCCTCGACCAAGAAGCGGATAGCCTCCTTGTGGTTGAGCAGCATGATCCGCTCTGCATCCAGTTTGTTGTCTGCTGCAACCCCTTCCAGCAACAGTTTTTCCGTATCCGGCAACGAATAGGTGTTGCCTTCCAGACGTGAAGAGTTATACGACAAGTCGATCAGAAGGCGGTTGAAAATGCGCTGGGCATAAGTGCCAGCAGGCAGTTCGGCACTGACTTGCCTGCCCTGTTGCATGAGCAGTTGGCGTTGCCCTGCTGGCAGGTAGAATGTCTGGTTGGGTTGGTAGGCATCGAACCAGGCTGTATTGTAAGTACAGGGATCACGGGTAATCAGGGGTTGCCTGACCCGGTTGATGCATTGAAGTGTAAAATCTGAAAACAGGGGATGGTTTGCCGATGAGGGCAGTATGGTCGGAACTTGTTGTGGCAACTGGTAACGGCGTCCCCGTTTCTGGCCTGTTGCCTGTACCTGCCCCGCCTCCACCAGTTTTGCCAGCCAGCGGTTGAGTGTCCGCTCAGGTACATCCAGTCTGGTCATGAGATCAGACAATGCCACAGGTTTCCCCAGATCCTGGAGTATCTGAAGGACAGTTTTGTGATTATCGGCCATGTTATCCGCCACCTTGGCTGAAAACTCTAATATCAGCCAGTTATCAGCCAGTAGTCAAGTTATCCGCCATAATTTCTCCTTGCTATCGGGCATCCCCTGCGGGACGGGCTGTTACGGGTTCCGCTGTCGCTGCATCCCTACGGGACTTTTGCCCTCCTCATCCCTGATGCCTCCAAAACCACCGTTCGTTCCTCACGCAGGTTTTTCCGCGCTCCGCTTGGGTTTGGGTAGCCAGACCCGTGCCGGGACTGGCTGGGTGTTTGTACTTTTTGGGGCGCTGCCCCCCGCTGCTTCCATGACAGGCTGCGTGTCCGGTGGGGTTTCCCCAATCTTCCGCGCTGCGCTTGTGCAGGCCGGGTGATCCCCCTCCCCACCGTCCATCATGGATGCCGCTACCCCCGTTCTCGCCGAAGGGCATAGCCGCCAGGCGGCAGTGACCTGATTTTTTTAAGGAGGACGGAAGACATGAAAGCAGCAATGGAAGGACGACCACAAATCCCGGTTTTTGATACACCGGCTTACAAATTACTGGGCAGGGGTTCACAAGCCCTGTCGGATGCTGAATTGCTCAGCCTGTTCATGGGGGAGAACGTGGAGCTGGCACGCACCACGTTATTGTTTAACTTCCAGTCATTACGGGAATTGTTCCTTGCCGATGAGGAGGATTTTAAGGCATTAGGGGTCAGCCAGATGACCTATGTGCAATTGCGGGCAGTGCTGGAACTGTGCCAGCGGTGGCTAGGGGAAAAGTTGCAACGGGGTGAGCCGCTGAGTGACCCGGATGCCGTGCGGTTTTACCTCAGTTCACGTTTGCGTGATCTGCCATCAGAGCGGTTTTGTGTGTTGTTCATGGATAACCGTCACCGGATGATTGCGTTTGAAGAGCTGTTTAATGGCACGATTGACGGGGCAAGCGTACACCCCCGCGAAGTGGTGAAACGTTGTTTGCACCACAATGCCGCAGCGGTTATTTTTGCCCATAATCACCCTTCGGGTGTACCTGAACCCAGTCAGGCGGATGAGCGCATTACCCAGAAACTCAAAGAGGCACTGAAACTGATTGATGTGCGGGTGTTGGATCATTTTGTGGTAGGGGATTCGGTGGTGTCTTTTGCGGAACGTGGCCTGTTGTAGGCCGCTACCCTGCCCTGCTTTGTCCTGCTGCTGGAGAGTGGCGGGATTTTGGGCGGGGAAGGCTAAGGTCTCACTGCGTGAGGCCGCGTTGCGGCGGAGCTGGATGCTGCCCTGCCCGCTGGTTGGGCAACACGGTGCTGCGCCGGGGACTCCAAAACAGATGTTCGTGCCTCACAACTGTTTTTCCGCGCTACGCTTGGTGGGGGATAATTTCCATTCAGTGACTGCCGTTGCAGCAGGACAAGCCTGACCATTCGTTTACAACACTGCCCTGTTTTTGTCGGTCACAGTGGTATAGAGAGTTTCCATCACCCCAATAAACGAGTTGTCCCGCTCCCAGAATGCGGGGTAATCCCCACCTTTTTTGACCAGGACCGCCGGGGTTGCCGCTTTGCCGCTGGCATTGACCAATGGCAATGGGGCTGATCCCTGCCAGAAGGCTTTCAGGCCAGTGGCTGCCAAGGGTTGCCGGGGCGGGTCAGGATAGCGGTGGGTCTGGTATTCCAGTGCTTGCCCACCCTCCCCAAGCTGCTCCAGCAAGGCTTTGCCCAAGGGGGAGGCAGCCAGCTTTTCCTGTAGCCTGACGGGATCCATCCCGCGTAGCTGGAACAGCAGCAGCGGGTCACGGTCAAGCAACGAGGCTAGCTTGTAATAGACACCTGCCACATGTTTGCAGGGCGAGGCGTAATCGGGGCATGAACACTGGCTAATCAGGTCAGTGCTGCGTTGGGGCAACAGGTGCAGGTTTTGTTGGGCAAAAACGTTTTCAATCGCCGTGGGCATTTCATTCAGCAGCAACTGTGACAAACACGCTGCATTCTGGCTGATGGCGTCAATCAGCTTGTCCCAGTCTTGGGCGGAAAACGGTTTCAGCTTTACCTCAACCTGATAACGGGGTTCTTTGTAGACCCCAAAATACGGGTTGACGTTGCCGCGCACCGTGGCTTTGGCAACCGCGCCATGGATGGCGAACGTCAGTAGCCGGTTGGGGCCGGAATACGCCCTGCCGCGCCCCAACCGCCGGCTGTCCATGCTGATGGCAAGCACGTTGAGGAATTTCTCCCCCCACCAAGTACGGGTAAGTTTAGCCATGTTTAAGCCTCCATAATGGTGCTGCGGTTTAACTGAATGAGCTGCCGGAAAGCGGCATTGTCCATTTCGGTCAGCCAGTTCTCATCCGTGCCGATAATGCTGTTTGCCAGCGCTTGTTTGTCTTCGAGCATTTTGTCGATGCGTTCTTCCAGTGTGCCGAGTGTCACCATTTTATGGGCAAACACCGTCTTTTGCTGACCGATACGGTAAGCACGGTCAGTGGCTTGGTTTTCAACTGCCGGGTTCCACCAACGGTCAAAATGGAACACATGGTTTGCCCGTGTCAGGGTGATGCCGACACCCCCTGCTTTCAAGGACAGGATGAAAATGCCTGCCGGGGTGTCAGGGTCTTGAAAACTCCCGATCATCTGTTCGCGGCGTTGGCGGCTGGTGCCACCGTGCAGGTAGTAAACGGGGCAGGTATGTTTTTCACGCAACAATTTTTCCAGTTGGCTGCCGACTTCAGTGAATTGGGTAAAGAGCAGCAAGCTGTCGGACTCCTCCAGTGCTTCCTCGACCATTTCACTCAGGCGGGTCAGCTTGTGTGAACGGGTTTCCGTGAAGGCACTGCCGTCCTGCAAGAACTGGGCGGGATGGTTGCAAATCTGCTTGAGTTTCATCAGTGTTGACAAGATCAAGCCTTTACGCTGGATGCCCTCGGCATCCTCAAGCTGTTGCTGCACATCATCCACCACCGCCTGATACAGCGAAGCCTGTTCCTTGGTCAGGTTGCAGTAAACCTTTTGTTCAACCTTGTCGGGCAGGTCATCAATAATCGACTTGTCGGTTTTCAGGCGGCGCAAAATGAACGGCTGGATCAGGCGCTGTAATTGGCTGGAACGCTGCGTGTCGCCTTCGCGCTGGATCGGGGTTTCATACGCCCGTTTGAACTGGGTGGCATTGCCCAGATAGCCGGGGTTGAGGAAGTGGAACAACGACCACATGTCCATCAGGCGGTTTTCTATCGGTGTGCCAGTCATGGCAATGCGGTGCGGGGCATCCAGTGCATAAATGGCCTTGGCTTGGGCGGACTTGGGGTTTTTGATGTTTTGCGCTTCGTCCACCACGATACGCTGCCAGTGTTGTTGTTTGAGCAAGGCGCTGTCCTTGCGGGCGATGGTGAAGGAGGTGATCACCACGTCATGGGCGGCAGCGCCTTCCTTGAAGGGCTTGGGCTTGTCAGGGCGGTCACTGCCATGATGGATCAGGCTGCGCAGTGATGGGGCAAACTTTTCCATTTCCTTTTGCCAGTTGCTCAACACCGAGGTTGGCGCAATCAGCAAGGTAGGCGGCAAGCTTGCCTGCTGTTCGGGGGTTAGCCGGTTGCGTTCGTGCAGCAATAGCGCGATGACCTGAATCGTTTTACCCAGACCCATGTCGTCCGCCAAACAAGGGTTAAGCCCCAAGGATTCCTGTGCCACCAGCCATGACAAGCCCTGTTTTTGGTAAGCCCTTAACTGACCTTGCAAACCGGCGGGGTTATCCAGCAGTTCAATGCCACGTTGCTGTTGCAGCCGCCCCAGCAGGTCGTCCAATACCTCATCAAAGACAAATTCGGTGGTATGGTCATCGGCTTCAGCGATCTGTTTGAGTAGGTCACTGATCGTGGCTGCACCACGATCCTGTTCCTGTTGTTGCCACAAGGCCAACAGTTGTTCCATCTGGGCGCTGTCCAACTCCATCCATTCACCCCGGAACTGCACCAACGGGGTTTTGGCATTCACCAGTGCTTGCCATTCCTGCGCAGTGACGGTTTCGCCACCGACGGACAGTTCGTACTGGTATTGCACCAGCGAAGGCAGGGAAAAGTAACCCGTACCGCTGTCCTTTTCTTGTGCCGGTGCTGACTTGCCGGAAGCCTTGATGCGGATACGTGCCCGTTTGCGGCCTTGCGGTGTCCACCAGCTTGGCAAGGCAATCTTGAACCCGGCAGACTCCAGCACGGCGGCATCGTTTTTCAGGAACTCGTAGGCGGTCTGCAAATCAAGGCTCAGGCCAGTGGGCTGGGGGGATTCCATGCCTTGCCACAGTAAGGGGCACATCCGCGCTGCGTGTCCCATGCTGACCAGCAGGTTACGCTCGAACTGTTGGCCGAAATGTTGCTGCCATTGTTTTTGTTGGGTGCTGGATAAGGCCCACCACTCGGACAGTTCCATTTTCAGGGAAGGGTCATGACTGGACTCGACAAAGAAACCCAGCCACCACGCTGCATTCGCACTGTTGTCGGCTGGATGTAAACGCAAGCCCAGCACAAAACCGGCATCCTGTGTTTGACCCACGATACCGCGTTGCCAAGCGTACCATTGCTGCCATTGTTCAGCCGTCAGGCCGCTATCAGCACCCACCATTTTGCGGATGCCGCTGACGGTATAGCCTGCCGCGTCCAGTAACCAGCTATCCCCCAGTTGTTGCAGTACCTGTTTGGTGATGCTGGTGCTTGCTACCAGCTCCTCCAGTTGCTGTTCGGAAAAATGCCGGAGTAATGTTAACGCTTCCCAACCGGACGGTTGGTTGGGGGGTGTTGTCTGTGTGGGGGCTTGGCTACTGACTGTTGTGCAAAT is a window of Thiothrix subterranea DNA encoding:
- the trbL gene encoding P-type conjugative transfer protein TrbL gives rise to the protein MDTAILTNSLNQFLTVFNAAYGLIWANGGQALLWVLAGIELVLVALWWALGGNAQTMDVIKKLLFMMFWLWLVTNFAALAPVFVYSMVDAGISGAGGAAGGHAIILDPSRIFTAGVNAITPIMTMIETMDDWDQVGQVIILWISAFIILIAFAIVAIQVFLTVLEFYLFMGLSAILLPFGINKHTKFIAEKTLGGVVNYGVRLMVLAFILSVTEPTLTGSLTFTVVDGNVEWNEIFSVMVIAWAIALLSWNAPGVAAGLVSGSPSLSAGTATQNSMVGMAAGSAAVGTALGATRAAAGATARLAGNATAGYQRGSAFTHGNAGQKVLGGVAGAGESLVRSSTQRMTQGVRSAWQQGKAESYSAMTGAPLTAGNAPATRPGWAGKLLTTGHRVPHEAHPSGGMQASL
- a CDS encoding TrbC/VirB2 family protein, whose amino-acid sequence is MPHYARHLSRLKSPLLFALLMLAGADAFAAGGGGAGLPWETPLQNLLASLTGPVAQVLGTIAIVFVGLGLAFSEGGGIMRKALWVVFGLSIAFAATTWGLTFLGFGGGASV
- the trbE gene encoding conjugal transfer protein TrbE gives rise to the protein MTFLHSDYLLIAILLTFFLLLGFGFFIVARQGMAERKPGQHEALADHLQWGALVAPGIILNKNRTLLRTIAFRGPDLAASSDEEMMVVTAKVNNALKRLGTGWTYFIEAQRFQQDVYPQSRWPVAVAWLVDRERQGNFEEKAEHFESSYYLSFVWERPQPLEKKLVDLFYENPKNAKLEDGFARDLDYFIRATTEITTILDTVFPSVGVLDDGQLLSYLHSTLSAQAHPVAAPDLPMYLDAYIPDQPFMAGEVAMVGDYYMPTLSVTGFPHTTTPGVLDKLNYLNIEYRWVNRFICLDKGEAMSTILRQRRYWTGKVKNIWIMLKETAAGEPSRLLNTDAQNKADDADAASQELGMDLVAYGQYTTTVTVWDKNLQQAMNKLHEIKKILNASGFVVKDERMYAFEAWKGSLPGEIRANVRRPLVNTINLAHMMPVSSIWAGDVSNPHLLAACGEGNPHMVCSTTGSTPFRLNLNVGDVGHTVILGPTGSGKSTLLAMLELQWLKYPNAQVIIFDKDRSARAATMAAGGRYYEPGNEDAAVAFQPLAQIDREGERNWALRYVCDMLELQNLTLTPAITQEVEGALRSLADAPPEQRTLTGLHALCQNADIRDALHLYTLSGAYGQLFDADQDELKSSFWLMFEMTHVMEMGEQVVIPTLSYLFHRIEKRFDGRPTLLVLDECWLFLRHGIFASRLQSWLKTLRKRNVYVVFATQEPADAAESSISPTIISACPTRIFLPDAEATVPEVAKYYKTFGLTDAELHIIANAQQKRDYYYRSIKGRRLFTLDMGPVALAFAGFSNPKQQVFLDTIEKKLPASRWAAAILKYNHLDWAVELLEPPRRKAA
- a CDS encoding VirB3 family type IV secretion system protein, which translates into the protein MSQRQANHPEGYEAPVHLSLVEPVLVAGLPRTVGFIYWTIVAALTIGMHQLWILPVAMLGHWGLARLTRFDPHFMAVVRAGLRHTKDKLP
- the trbG gene encoding P-type conjugative transfer protein TrbG, which translates into the protein MDTTKLTLIVTASALMHGCAMLDTQPSSSNREFSRSGSFRYGNGLPLPEVQAAMAAAAEPEQATYTHEPAATGWTPEPPPKPVTKPKAKRKAKHASGPLQAIEDANQSARQSPDEASYTNAIMNYGYTSGALYQIHTAPLRLTDIQLEPGEEIIGKPAAGDTVRWVLGVNKSVQDGLPQQHVLIKPVASGLATTLVINTNRRTYLLELTSHKETYMAAVSWQYPQRVQRASLDRLRAQALRQPAPPSVDLDNLNFAYRVEARQGNPHWTPTRVFDDGRRVFIRFPSGFQQGEAPALFVTARNGQSQMVNYRVRNGHYIVDRLFSTAELRVGSDAADVVRIARVG
- the trbF gene encoding conjugal transfer protein TrbF; the encoded protein is MTTHNVQHDLGREKQELDRYLKARMEWDDRYGSARMQALNWRYLSFFLLGLLMLSMLGMVYLGTLPKKAIHVIEVDKLGHAAYQGEAGTSGVQYKVNEASRKYHLTRFIEDVRSLPADPIVVKRQWEDAYALVTPAAANMLSDYARKYVPTDRMKEERITLNNLTLIPISENSWSAEWEETYWNTRGGNNGTHKWKGIFNLTFQEPTTDAQLKVNPIGMYIDSFSWTQAE